Proteins encoded in a region of the Salvelinus fontinalis isolate EN_2023a chromosome 17, ASM2944872v1, whole genome shotgun sequence genome:
- the LOC129813987 gene encoding insulin-like growth factor-binding protein 1, protein MLGLYEKLTLLAAMSLSLLTSLAQSSPVVGPEPIRCAPCTQEKLDECPAISPDCKQVLREPGCGCCLACALEKGASCGVYTAHCARGLKCSPRAGDPRPLHSLTRGQAICTEDQGQEEVEGVPDHNSLTYFLGLNTPFDTKNEGAQESIKAKVNTIRKKLVEQGPCHIELHAALDKITSSQQELGEKFTNFYLPNCDKHGFYKAKQCESSLVGPPARCWCVFSWNGKKILGSNYLLGGLECQLELTH, encoded by the exons ATGCTCGGATTATATGAGAAGTTGACCCTGCTGGCAGCGATGTCATTGTCCCTCCTGACCTCTCTGGCCCAGTCTTCCCCTGTGGTGGGCCCGGAGCCTATTCGCTGTGCCCCCTGTACCCAGGAGAAGCTGGATGAATGCCCGGCCATCTCCCCAGACTGTAAGCAGGTTCTAAGGGAGCCGGGCTGTGGCTGCTGCTTGGCATGTGCCCTGGAGAAGGGGGCCTCCTGTGGGGTATACACGGCCCACTGTGCTCGGGGGTTAAAATGCAGCCCAAGAGCTGGGGATCCCAGACCCCTCCACTCCCTCACCAGAGGACAGGCCATCTGCACTGAGGACCAGGGACAAG AGGAAGTAGAAGGGGTGCCAGACCACAACTCCCTAACCTACTTCCTGGGACTCAACACCCCCTTTGACACCAAAAATGAGGGGGCTCAGGAGAGCATCAAGGCCAAGGTCAACACCATCCGCAAGAAACTGGTGGAACAG GGTCCCTGCCACATTGAGCTGCATGCAGCTCTGGACAAGATAACCAGCTCTCAGCAGGAACTAGGAGAGAAGTTCACCAATTTCTACCTACCCAACTGTGACAAACATGGCTTCTACAAGGCCAAGCAG tgtgagtCGTCTCTGGTGGGACCCCCTGccaggtgttggtgtgtgttctccTGGAATGGGAAGAAGATTCTGGGGTCCAATTATCTACTAGGAGGCTTAGAGTGCCAGCTGGAGCTCACTCACTAA